The window TTCCTGCAGTTATAAACCGTCTTCACGGAATACCATGACTCAAGCTTATACCGCTGAATCCATTGAAGTCCTCAATGGTCTGGAACCGGTGCGTCGTCGCCCCGGCATGTACACCGACACTTCCCGTCCGAATCATCTTGGGCAAGAAGTTATCGATAACAGTGTCGATGAGGCACTGGCGGGGCATGCCCGTCGTATCGACATCACCTTATATGACGATCAATCGTTGGAAGTTACTGACGATGGCCGTGGTATGCCGGTCGATATCCACCCGGAAGAGGGTGTTCCGGCGGTTGAGTTGATTTTCTGTAAACTGCACGCGGGCGGTAAGTTTTCCAGCAAAAACTACCAATTCTCCGGTGGTCTGCACGGTGTGGGGATCTCGGTCGTCAACGCCTTGTCGCGCCGGGTGGAAGTGACGGTACGGCGTGACGGCAATGTCTATGAAATGGCGTTTGAGCAGGGCGATAAAGTCTCTGATCTGACCATCACCGGCACTTGTGGCAAGCGCAATACCGGCACCAGCGTCAAATTCTGGCCGGAAGAAAAATATTTTGATTCGCCGAAATTTTCAGCCAGTCGTCTGGTACATATTCTCAAAGCTAAAGCGGTGTTATGCCCCGGCCTGACCATTCACTTTGATGATCGCGTCAATAAGCAGGTGTACGACTGGTGTTACCAAGACGGCCTGCGCGACTATCTGCTCGATAATCTGAAAGAGACCATCCGTCTGCCGGAACAGCCGTTTACCGGTCAGTTCAGTGCCGATAATTCGGCGGTGGATTGGGCATTGTGCTGGTTACCGGAAGGTGGCGAGCTGATCAGCGAATCTTACGTCAACCTTATCCCCACCATTCAGGGCGGTACCCACGTCAACGGCCTGCGTCAGGGCTTACTCGATGCGATGCGCGAATTCTGTGAATTCCGTAATCTGCTGCCGCGTGGTGTCAAACTAACTCCGGATGATATCTGGGATCGTTGTGCCTATATCCTGTCGATCAAAATGCAGGATCCGCAGTTTGCCGGTCAAACTAAAGAACGCCTGTCGTCACGCCAGTGTGCCGCGTTTGTCTCCGGCATTGTCAAAGACGCTTTCAGTTTATGGTTGAACTCAAATATTGAGTTGGCCGAACAGTTAGCTGAGCATTGCATTAACAGCGCCCAGCGTCGTCTGCGTGCCGCGAAAACTGTGGTGCGTAAGAAGGTCACTTCTGGCCCTGCGCTGCCGGGCAAACTGACCGACTGTAATTGCTCAGACCCGATGCAGGGTGAATTGTTTCTGGTGGAAGGGGACTCTGCGGGTGGCAGTGCGAAGCAAGCGCGGGAGCGTGAGTTTCAGGCCATTATGCCGCTGCGTGGTAAGATCCTGAATACGTGGGAAGTTGATGCCTCGGAGGTGCTGGCGTCGCAGGAAGTACATCACATCTCGGTAGCGATCGGCATGGACCCGGACTCTGATGATCTGAGTGGGCTGCGTTACGGCAAGATTTGCATTCTCGCCGATGCAGACTCGGATGGTTTGCATATCGCGACCTTGCTGTGTGCACTGTTTGTGAAACATTTCCGTCCACTGGTGGAAAAAGGGCATGTGTATGTTGCCATGCCACCACTGTTTCGCATCGATCTCGGCAAAGAAGTGTATTACGCGCTGGATGAAGATGAAAAACAGGGCGTGCTGGAGCGGCTGAAAGCCGAGAAAAAGCGTGGTACGCCGCAGGTCACCCGCTTTAAAGGGCTGGGTGAAATGAACCCGAAACAGCTGCGTGAAACCACGATGGATCCAAACACCCGGCGTTTAGTACAACTGACATTGGATGGTGAAACGGAAGAAACCATGCAGCTAATGGATATGCTGTTGGCGAAAAAACGCTCCGGTGATCGACGTGAATGGCTGGAGAGTAAAGGTAATTTGGCAGATCTTGCGCTGTAGTTGTTGGAGCCTGCCGACTGACCTCGTTATAATGTATGTTAATCCAATTAACATACAGAGCGCGAGATGATGGAAAAAAAGACCGCCCGGTTAACTTTGCTGATTGATCCGGTAAAGAAACAGGCTTTCGAAGAGCTCTGTACTGCGCAGGATCTGACACCGTCGCAGGTGGTTCGCCAGATGATCCGTGATTATCTGGATGAACATGGCGTGACCTATGCCACCAAAAGCAAGATTGGAGCAAAGGTCAAAGAAGAGTCCGCGCCTTAGGCGCGGTCTGC of the uncultured Tolumonas sp. genome contains:
- the parE gene encoding DNA topoisomerase IV subunit B, which gives rise to MTQAYTAESIEVLNGLEPVRRRPGMYTDTSRPNHLGQEVIDNSVDEALAGHARRIDITLYDDQSLEVTDDGRGMPVDIHPEEGVPAVELIFCKLHAGGKFSSKNYQFSGGLHGVGISVVNALSRRVEVTVRRDGNVYEMAFEQGDKVSDLTITGTCGKRNTGTSVKFWPEEKYFDSPKFSASRLVHILKAKAVLCPGLTIHFDDRVNKQVYDWCYQDGLRDYLLDNLKETIRLPEQPFTGQFSADNSAVDWALCWLPEGGELISESYVNLIPTIQGGTHVNGLRQGLLDAMREFCEFRNLLPRGVKLTPDDIWDRCAYILSIKMQDPQFAGQTKERLSSRQCAAFVSGIVKDAFSLWLNSNIELAEQLAEHCINSAQRRLRAAKTVVRKKVTSGPALPGKLTDCNCSDPMQGELFLVEGDSAGGSAKQAREREFQAIMPLRGKILNTWEVDASEVLASQEVHHISVAIGMDPDSDDLSGLRYGKICILADADSDGLHIATLLCALFVKHFRPLVEKGHVYVAMPPLFRIDLGKEVYYALDEDEKQGVLERLKAEKKRGTPQVTRFKGLGEMNPKQLRETTMDPNTRRLVQLTLDGETEETMQLMDMLLAKKRSGDRREWLESKGNLADLAL
- a CDS encoding CopG family transcriptional regulator, with amino-acid sequence MMEKKTARLTLLIDPVKKQAFEELCTAQDLTPSQVVRQMIRDYLDEHGVTYATKSKIGAKVKEESAP